The Hyphomonas sediminis genome contains a region encoding:
- a CDS encoding helix-turn-helix transcriptional regulator, which produces MRHPRYAHPVPDAAYILGLKTSKTYELIAEGKIRAKKIGSRTVVLDESLRDYLASQPDARITYTKP; this is translated from the coding sequence ATGCGCCATCCCCGCTACGCCCACCCGGTGCCCGACGCCGCGTACATACTGGGTCTTAAAACGAGCAAGACTTACGAGCTGATTGCCGAAGGCAAGATCCGGGCAAAAAAGATCGGCTCACGCACAGTCGTTCTGGACGAGTCGCTTCGAGATTACCTAGCAAGCCAGCCAGACGCCCGGATCACCTACACGAAACCCTGA
- a CDS encoding tyrosine-type recombinase/integrase, with protein MARTIDKLTTKKIDAAKGKQMLADGGGLYLQVSGKGGRSWLFRYRWQGKRPEIGLGPYPAVTLAEARRRAELGRSALAELPPKDPVEALKAEEGEPTTFGEFAEQWLSSNLDDFRNAKHRQQWRNTLEAYAKPLKDKPIDAIETAHVLEVLQPIWTTKRETARRVRGRIERILDAAKAKGLRTGENPARWRGHLKAILPDQKKPVQHHAAMPFEALPGFMAELRGRDALSARALEFLILTGTRSTEGRGALWSEIDLEARVWTIPGERMKANKAHRVPLSDAAMAVLEPLHELKSDDDIFVFPKMGGEGFVSEAAIRNLMGRMGAGEWTIHGFRSTLRDWAGESTNFARDVAEMALAHKVGDETERAYRRGDALEKRRALMQAWADYCDQSVPTNVVRLQRP; from the coding sequence ATGGCGCGAACCATCGACAAGCTCACAACAAAGAAGATCGATGCTGCCAAGGGAAAGCAGATGCTGGCGGATGGTGGCGGACTTTACCTTCAGGTCTCCGGCAAGGGCGGCAGGTCCTGGTTGTTCCGGTATCGCTGGCAGGGCAAACGCCCTGAGATTGGTTTGGGGCCTTACCCAGCCGTCACGCTCGCCGAGGCACGCCGCAGGGCGGAACTGGGAAGGTCTGCGCTTGCCGAGCTGCCGCCAAAAGATCCCGTGGAGGCGCTAAAGGCGGAGGAGGGCGAGCCCACCACATTCGGGGAGTTTGCCGAGCAATGGCTTTCTTCCAATCTGGATGACTTCCGCAATGCCAAGCACCGACAGCAATGGCGCAACACACTGGAAGCCTACGCCAAGCCGCTGAAGGATAAGCCGATTGACGCCATAGAAACGGCGCACGTTCTCGAAGTGCTGCAGCCCATCTGGACCACCAAGCGGGAAACCGCTCGCCGCGTGCGAGGGCGCATTGAACGCATTCTGGACGCAGCCAAGGCCAAGGGCCTGCGAACGGGGGAGAATCCAGCGCGCTGGCGCGGCCACCTGAAGGCAATCCTGCCTGACCAGAAAAAGCCGGTACAGCATCATGCAGCCATGCCCTTTGAAGCGCTGCCGGGGTTCATGGCGGAGTTGCGCGGACGCGACGCCCTGAGCGCCCGGGCGCTGGAGTTCCTTATCCTGACCGGCACCAGGTCTACGGAAGGGCGGGGCGCACTATGGTCTGAGATTGATCTGGAAGCCCGCGTCTGGACAATACCCGGCGAGCGCATGAAAGCGAACAAGGCGCACCGCGTGCCTCTGAGCGATGCCGCCATGGCCGTCCTTGAGCCCCTCCATGAACTTAAAAGCGATGATGACATATTCGTCTTCCCAAAGATGGGCGGCGAAGGCTTTGTATCCGAGGCTGCAATCCGCAACCTTATGGGCCGCATGGGCGCTGGCGAGTGGACCATTCACGGCTTCCGGAGCACGCTCCGGGACTGGGCTGGAGAGTCAACGAACTTTGCCCGCGACGTCGCCGAGATGGCGCTTGCCCATAAGGTGGGTGACGAAACTGAGCGGGCTTACCGGCGCGGTGATGCCCTGGAAAAGCGGCGGGCGCTTATGCAGGCGTGGGCGGATTACTGTGACCAAAGTGTCCCCACCAATGTCGTACGCCTCCAACGACCATGA
- a CDS encoding amidase family protein, protein MPNPPTDQSGGLVEQLDLAPVRNGPLNGLSFTVKDNIDLAGYKTSYGSPAWRDAHPTPVHNALCVDQLLGAGARCVGKVVADEFTYSLDGESFYFGTPRNAKAPDRVPGGSSSGSAASVANGLADFSLCTDAGGSVRVPASLCGLWGMRPSLHRISEAGVLPFQPSVSTVGLLADRFDVLDAAMRVLLNAPTSPMSAPRRILVLQEALEIADAAVRDEVGGALDRITEHTGIVVEPVRFSEIAGEACELKVCNLNGLRDLQTAEFQSTVGNWIEACKPELGFTFSMAYGNVQRFDRIAALDNMARCESLFRQINAFFTPETVICFPTTPKIAPRKGSLNTLEAVMDFYDPTMTITAFSGVARLPEVSAPVMTVDDCPVGLSIVAGHYQDEFLLSAVKRMIS, encoded by the coding sequence ATGCCTAACCCTCCAACAGATCAGTCCGGCGGACTGGTCGAACAGCTTGACCTCGCCCCCGTACGGAACGGCCCACTGAATGGGCTTAGCTTCACCGTGAAGGACAACATCGACCTTGCGGGATATAAGACTTCCTATGGAAGCCCTGCTTGGCGGGATGCTCATCCCACACCTGTTCACAACGCCCTTTGTGTTGATCAACTGCTTGGAGCTGGTGCGCGGTGCGTCGGCAAGGTCGTGGCGGATGAGTTCACGTATAGCCTCGACGGAGAGAGCTTCTATTTTGGCACGCCGCGCAACGCGAAAGCGCCAGATCGCGTCCCCGGCGGCTCGTCCAGCGGCTCGGCTGCTTCCGTCGCCAATGGTCTTGCGGATTTCTCTCTTTGCACGGACGCGGGAGGTTCGGTCCGTGTCCCGGCAAGCCTTTGCGGTCTTTGGGGGATGCGTCCCTCCCTTCATCGGATTTCCGAAGCCGGCGTTTTGCCGTTCCAGCCCAGCGTCAGCACCGTAGGCCTGCTGGCGGATCGGTTCGACGTGCTCGATGCAGCGATGCGTGTCTTGCTGAACGCACCCACTTCGCCGATGTCCGCTCCACGGCGTATTCTCGTCTTGCAGGAAGCGTTGGAGATCGCGGATGCCGCCGTTCGCGACGAAGTTGGCGGCGCATTGGATCGAATAACAGAACATACCGGCATCGTGGTTGAGCCGGTAAGATTTTCCGAGATCGCCGGGGAAGCGTGCGAGCTGAAGGTCTGCAACCTGAATGGATTGCGCGATCTGCAGACCGCGGAATTCCAGAGCACGGTGGGCAACTGGATCGAAGCCTGCAAGCCCGAACTCGGCTTCACGTTCTCGATGGCCTACGGAAATGTCCAGAGGTTCGACCGCATAGCGGCGCTAGACAACATGGCGAGGTGTGAAAGCCTCTTCAGGCAGATCAACGCCTTCTTCACCCCGGAAACGGTGATCTGCTTCCCAACGACGCCGAAAATCGCTCCCCGGAAAGGGTCCCTGAACACGCTCGAAGCGGTGATGGACTTCTATGATCCGACGATGACCATCACCGCGTTTTCCGGTGTGGCGCGCTTGCCGGAAGTCTCTGCCCCGGTGATGACAGTGGATGATTGTCCGGTCGGCCTATCCATCGTCGCGGGTCACTACCAGGACGAGTTTCTATTGAGCGCAGTAAAGCGAATGATCAGTTGA
- a CDS encoding NADH:flavin oxidoreductase/NADH oxidase family protein produces the protein MSLFSPLVLRSGATIPNRIGKAAMEENMADTDHAPSAELFRLYEAWASGGAGLIITGNVMVDAHAMTGPGGAVLEDDRFIERFRKWAVVSKSGGAQVWMQINHPGRQMPGALGQETLAPSAIALDLGALSSQFPIPREMTEADIEDVIRRFVRTAELAEQAGFDGVQIHAAHGYLVSQFLSTLSNMRQDKWGGSLENRARLLVQIVERVRAAVSSGFCVSVKLNSADFQRGGFSPEDAQQVVGMLGSLGVDLVELSGGSYEAPAMMGSSRDERTLAREAYFLEFAKDIAKVAPMPLMVTGGIRRPEVAQQVLDSGIAIAGIATALAIEPDLPIKWQAGAKNAPALKPITWKNKALASSAHMAAVKYQLTRLSRDRSTNRNVSPLWALISSQIGARSQAKAYRSWMVSRRTEQ, from the coding sequence ATGTCTTTGTTTTCTCCGCTGGTGTTGCGCTCGGGGGCCACGATTCCAAACCGTATTGGGAAGGCGGCAATGGAAGAGAACATGGCGGACACGGACCATGCGCCGTCTGCTGAACTATTCCGTCTTTATGAGGCCTGGGCATCTGGCGGGGCCGGGCTCATCATCACAGGCAATGTAATGGTAGACGCCCACGCAATGACCGGTCCTGGCGGCGCTGTGCTGGAGGATGACCGTTTTATCGAACGCTTCAGAAAGTGGGCGGTGGTCTCCAAGTCTGGTGGGGCGCAGGTCTGGATGCAGATAAATCATCCGGGTCGGCAGATGCCTGGAGCCTTGGGGCAGGAGACGCTTGCGCCGTCAGCGATTGCGCTCGATCTTGGCGCGCTGTCGAGCCAGTTCCCCATTCCGAGAGAAATGACAGAGGCAGACATTGAAGATGTCATCCGCCGGTTTGTCCGCACAGCAGAGCTGGCAGAGCAGGCGGGGTTTGACGGCGTCCAGATCCACGCAGCACATGGGTATCTTGTGAGCCAGTTTCTCTCTACCTTGTCCAATATGCGACAGGATAAATGGGGCGGGAGCCTTGAGAATCGCGCGCGGCTTCTCGTTCAGATAGTCGAGCGAGTTCGGGCGGCGGTCTCATCAGGATTTTGCGTTTCAGTGAAGCTCAACTCAGCTGACTTCCAGAGAGGTGGCTTCTCTCCGGAAGATGCGCAGCAAGTTGTCGGAATGCTTGGGTCGCTCGGTGTTGATCTGGTTGAACTTTCAGGAGGCAGTTACGAGGCGCCCGCAATGATGGGAAGCTCGCGTGATGAGCGGACGCTGGCCCGGGAGGCATATTTCCTTGAGTTTGCGAAGGACATAGCGAAGGTCGCGCCGATGCCGCTTATGGTTACCGGGGGCATCCGGCGCCCCGAAGTGGCGCAGCAAGTATTGGACAGCGGCATTGCCATTGCAGGTATTGCAACAGCCCTGGCGATCGAGCCGGATCTGCCCATAAAATGGCAAGCAGGCGCGAAGAACGCGCCCGCTCTCAAGCCGATTACCTGGAAAAACAAAGCGCTGGCATCATCGGCGCATATGGCCGCCGTTAAATACCAACTCACACGCCTAAGCCGAGACCGGTCCACGAACCGGAACGTGTCGCCTCTTTGGGCGCTGATTTCCTCGCAGATTGGCGCACGCAGTCAGGCCAAGGCCTATCGCAGCTGGATGGTATCGCGCCGGACAGAACAATAG
- a CDS encoding MerR family transcriptional regulator, whose protein sequence is MQIGELAKRSGITHSRIRFYESIGLLKSVSRRSNGYRSYPPEALLLLDLIASAQKAGFSLDEIKSLIPPDLQNWEHDALIGALKRKISEIEALQARLARSKFHLMGLIREIEAKSEGLDCSENASRLIARMQGDKRSQQDLAPKADMVTKRKRPRLQLRQPASAATKKFP, encoded by the coding sequence ATGCAGATCGGTGAACTCGCCAAGCGCAGCGGCATCACTCATTCCCGCATCCGCTTCTATGAAAGCATCGGCCTTCTGAAATCCGTTTCACGGCGCTCGAATGGCTACAGGAGTTACCCTCCCGAAGCGCTTTTGTTGCTAGACTTGATCGCCAGCGCTCAGAAAGCCGGCTTCAGTCTCGATGAGATAAAGTCGCTTATCCCTCCCGATCTTCAGAATTGGGAACATGATGCCCTGATTGGCGCCCTCAAAAGAAAGATTTCCGAGATTGAGGCGCTTCAGGCGCGCCTGGCTCGCAGTAAATTTCATCTGATGGGGCTCATTCGGGAAATCGAAGCAAAGTCAGAAGGGCTCGACTGCTCGGAGAACGCGTCGCGCCTGATTGCGCGAATGCAGGGCGACAAGCGCAGCCAGCAAGATTTGGCGCCCAAAGCAGACATGGTTACCAAAAGGAAAAGGCCCCGCCTTCAATTGAGGCAACCAGCGTCCGCCGCCACCAAAAAATTCCCATAA
- a CDS encoding PfaD family polyunsaturated fatty acid/polyketide biosynthesis protein — protein sequence MTELLRKAVEAPRERAWISISSTGVPEVVSVGTETQGKSATATLPPVYPEWLGDRSFAADHGARFCYVAGEMARGIATPKMVIEAARAGCVGFYGSAGLAIPEIKSGVEEIKSALGDQAKNWGANLIHSPQEPGQEKAVIDLFLGHKVSRVSVSAFMRLTAEVVRYTALGLSRSVDGAILRSNHVFAKVSRAEVAEAFMAPAPEKILKALVAEGAISAEQADLAVKVPVAADITAEADSGGHTDNRPAFTLFSSLAAARARVSLRHSIPESSIRIGLAGGIATPQSVAAAFQMGAAYVLTGSINQSTVESGLALPGRKLLANAGPADVAMAPAADMFEQGVQVQVLKRGTLFAMRGKKLHAFYRSGASYETLPVEDRKWLDDVLGEPFEAAWDATRSYIQRVNPVEAARADKDGNKRLALVARRYLFMGAQWAREGADGRAADYQIWCGPAMGAFNEWVAGSFLEPVEARTVRQIALNLMEGAARVTRAAQLRSTGIAVPAELFSYRPVAFE from the coding sequence GTGACAGAACTGCTACGGAAAGCCGTTGAGGCGCCGCGCGAGCGCGCCTGGATTTCCATCAGCTCAACCGGCGTTCCGGAAGTCGTCTCTGTCGGTACGGAGACACAAGGTAAATCCGCAACAGCGACTTTGCCGCCCGTCTATCCAGAGTGGCTGGGTGACCGTTCTTTCGCCGCCGATCACGGCGCTCGTTTCTGCTATGTTGCAGGCGAAATGGCACGCGGCATTGCCACGCCGAAAATGGTCATTGAAGCAGCGCGCGCAGGCTGCGTCGGCTTCTACGGAAGCGCTGGTCTTGCAATCCCTGAAATCAAATCCGGCGTCGAAGAAATCAAATCGGCTCTGGGTGATCAGGCGAAGAACTGGGGGGCCAACCTCATCCACTCTCCGCAGGAGCCCGGTCAGGAAAAGGCGGTTATTGACCTCTTCCTTGGTCACAAGGTTTCCCGGGTTTCGGTTTCTGCCTTCATGCGCCTGACGGCTGAAGTGGTGCGCTATACCGCGCTGGGCCTTTCCCGTTCCGTCGATGGCGCCATCCTGCGGTCCAACCACGTATTCGCCAAAGTTTCGCGCGCAGAAGTGGCGGAAGCGTTCATGGCGCCCGCGCCGGAGAAAATCCTGAAGGCCCTCGTCGCGGAGGGCGCCATCTCTGCCGAGCAGGCTGATCTTGCGGTGAAGGTGCCGGTGGCCGCAGATATCACGGCAGAAGCAGACTCCGGGGGCCATACGGACAACCGCCCGGCATTCACGCTCTTCAGCTCCCTTGCCGCCGCGCGCGCGCGCGTTTCCCTGCGCCACAGCATTCCCGAAAGCAGCATTCGCATCGGTTTGGCCGGCGGGATCGCGACACCGCAATCTGTCGCTGCCGCCTTTCAGATGGGCGCCGCCTATGTGCTGACCGGTTCCATCAATCAGAGCACTGTCGAATCTGGCCTTGCCCTGCCCGGTCGCAAGCTTCTGGCAAATGCTGGTCCGGCGGATGTAGCAATGGCTCCAGCTGCAGATATGTTCGAACAAGGCGTCCAGGTTCAGGTGCTGAAGCGCGGTACACTCTTCGCCATGCGCGGCAAGAAACTGCATGCCTTCTATCGCAGCGGCGCTTCTTATGAGACATTGCCGGTCGAGGACCGCAAATGGCTTGATGACGTTCTAGGCGAACCCTTTGAAGCAGCCTGGGATGCAACGCGCAGCTATATCCAGCGCGTAAATCCTGTAGAAGCGGCTCGCGCCGACAAGGATGGCAATAAGCGGCTCGCTTTGGTCGCGAGGCGCTACCTGTTCATGGGCGCCCAATGGGCACGCGAGGGCGCAGATGGCCGCGCCGCCGATTACCAGATCTGGTGCGGCCCCGCGATGGGGGCATTCAATGAATGGGTCGCCGGCAGTTTTCTGGAGCCCGTTGAGGCGCGCACCGTTCGCCAGATCGCACTGAACCTGATGGAAGGCGCTGCGCGGGTAACCAGAGCCGCACAGCTCAGATCCACTGGTATTGCCGTACCCGCAGAACTGTTTTCCTACCGCCCCGTGGCCTTTGAGTGA
- a CDS encoding type I polyketide synthase, whose translation MAETRKSGPAIPATPIAIVGMGAIFPGRGDTTGFWRDIFEGRDLLSDTPPTHWLLEDYYDANPLTPDRTYGRRGGFLSPVAFDPMAFGIPPAALQTTDTAQLLALIAAKMTLDDAERDSNGRIDRSRTSVVLGVASATELTAHMAGRLQRPAWVNAMRQAGLPEDQVQDIARRIESHYAEWKESTFPGLLGNVVAGRIANRLDLGGSNYVTDAACASSLSALQIAMHELRAGDSDMVLTGGVDALNDILMFMCFSKTPALSPTGDCRPFSNASDGTMLGEGIGMLALRRLEDAERDGNTIHAVICGLGGASDGKGTAIYTPLPAGQARALRHTYEQAGYGPETVDLVEAHGTGTKAGDKAEIEGLHLVFGEKAVAGGPWCAVGSVKSQIGHTKAAAGSASLLKAVEALRRKVLPPTIKIEEPADAIRDSNCFYVNTEARPWITPGNRPRRASVSSFGFGGSNFHVTLEEYTGPNAAKPARVFPAELFLYNANSPAELADSLAAAATAPLTEDAFAAASESTLKRFSADAPVRAAIAATSPEDFAAKAQRLAAQISDGSAGRAPLPQGCNLSLAPSAPSKIAFLFSGQGSQYTGMGADLAMALPAARAAWDLAASHPVTGALKLHRLAFPPSAFDQVEFGNQTRRLTAMEHAQPAIATVALSHLALIQSIGLEADMTGGHSFGEIMALHYGGAFDAETALTIAAARGRAMADAAASNEGAMLAVQCEASAIRSLVDQVGGDLVIANDNGPSQVVLSGPVAAIQKAETLISERGIKARRLPVATAFHSSVVSPAVYPFREVLSGLKIKKPRLTVYANATAAPYKAKAADLSGEIASQVATPVRFREEVEAMYAAGARIFVEIGPGNVVSGLVADTLGDRDYLAVPLDNKRVNGVTQFLSALGALSVAGLSLDFDALLADAPAPTPKPAPSRHAVMLTGANHDRPYPPKEGAAGRTPPNPIGSKSAAAPQQSPTASQPVAAAYPERISPPMPDLPRTPDPASQYPAEHTEYAAPASAVERIWQEVSQRHQDYLQTTAAAHTAYLNAAASILGSARIVAAPVATPALPPPRPVAAPAPSQAPIVANAPASRPAAAPAPAAAKPYTNGHAAPAPAPIVNVAPMPAPQSATKAVSHADPIAIVRAIISEKTGYPEDMLEPDMDLEGELGVDSIKQVEILSTLRDRMPELPEIEPEKLVELRTISAIAAMISGSSPAPQKPVTTSAPMPQAAPVAAPAQVNGSGVSADVVRALIAEKTGYPTDMLEDDMDLEGELGVDSIKQVEILSALRDRFPSLPEVDPEDIAELRSIRKIADFFA comes from the coding sequence ATGGCTGAGACGCGTAAATCCGGACCCGCAATTCCCGCAACGCCGATTGCCATCGTCGGCATGGGCGCAATCTTCCCCGGTCGGGGAGATACGACCGGCTTTTGGCGCGATATCTTTGAAGGCCGCGACCTGCTCAGCGATACGCCGCCAACGCATTGGCTGCTTGAGGACTATTACGACGCCAATCCCCTGACGCCGGACCGCACTTACGGCCGGCGTGGCGGCTTCCTGTCGCCGGTCGCTTTCGATCCAATGGCGTTCGGCATCCCGCCTGCTGCTCTTCAGACCACGGACACAGCGCAACTCCTCGCCCTCATCGCCGCAAAGATGACGCTGGATGATGCCGAGCGAGACAGCAATGGCCGCATTGACCGCTCACGAACAAGTGTTGTCCTCGGTGTTGCGTCTGCCACCGAACTGACAGCCCACATGGCTGGCCGTCTCCAACGCCCGGCCTGGGTCAATGCCATGCGCCAGGCCGGTCTCCCGGAAGATCAGGTTCAGGACATCGCCCGGCGCATTGAAAGCCATTACGCCGAGTGGAAGGAAAGCACCTTCCCCGGCCTGCTGGGCAATGTCGTCGCCGGACGTATTGCCAACCGCCTCGACCTTGGCGGCAGCAACTACGTTACCGACGCAGCCTGCGCCTCCAGTCTCTCCGCGCTCCAGATCGCCATGCACGAATTGCGCGCTGGCGATTCTGACATGGTGCTCACCGGCGGTGTCGACGCGTTGAACGACATTCTGATGTTCATGTGCTTCTCCAAGACGCCGGCACTCTCGCCGACCGGAGATTGCCGTCCCTTCTCCAACGCCTCGGACGGCACCATGCTGGGCGAAGGCATCGGCATGCTGGCGTTGCGCCGCCTTGAAGATGCAGAGCGTGATGGCAACACGATCCACGCCGTCATCTGTGGCCTTGGTGGCGCGTCTGATGGCAAGGGCACTGCCATCTACACGCCCCTGCCCGCTGGACAGGCCCGCGCCCTGCGGCACACTTACGAGCAGGCGGGCTATGGTCCGGAAACGGTCGATCTCGTCGAAGCCCATGGCACAGGCACCAAGGCGGGCGACAAGGCAGAGATTGAAGGCCTGCACCTCGTCTTTGGCGAGAAGGCAGTCGCTGGGGGTCCCTGGTGCGCCGTTGGCTCGGTCAAATCTCAGATCGGCCACACCAAAGCCGCCGCAGGCTCGGCCAGCTTGCTCAAGGCAGTCGAAGCACTGCGCCGCAAAGTCCTTCCGCCCACGATCAAGATCGAAGAGCCTGCCGACGCCATCCGCGACAGCAACTGTTTCTATGTAAACACCGAAGCACGCCCCTGGATCACGCCGGGCAATCGCCCCCGCCGCGCTTCTGTCAGTTCCTTCGGCTTCGGCGGCAGCAACTTCCACGTCACGCTTGAGGAATACACCGGCCCTAACGCCGCAAAACCGGCGCGTGTCTTCCCGGCGGAACTGTTCCTCTACAATGCAAACTCTCCGGCAGAACTGGCGGATAGTCTCGCCGCAGCCGCGACAGCGCCGCTCACCGAAGACGCCTTCGCCGCGGCTTCAGAATCCACCCTCAAACGCTTCAGCGCTGACGCGCCCGTGCGCGCTGCCATTGCCGCCACGTCGCCTGAAGACTTTGCAGCCAAGGCACAGCGCCTCGCCGCTCAAATCTCGGATGGCTCGGCGGGCCGCGCACCCTTGCCACAAGGTTGCAATCTGTCGCTGGCGCCCTCCGCGCCGAGCAAGATCGCGTTCCTGTTCTCGGGGCAAGGCAGTCAGTATACGGGCATGGGGGCGGACCTTGCGATGGCGCTCCCCGCCGCTCGCGCTGCCTGGGATCTTGCCGCCAGCCATCCGGTCACCGGCGCGCTGAAGCTGCATCGGCTAGCGTTCCCGCCATCGGCATTCGATCAGGTCGAGTTTGGCAATCAGACGCGTCGTCTCACGGCGATGGAACATGCCCAGCCCGCCATTGCGACCGTCGCGCTGTCCCATCTCGCGCTCATCCAAAGCATTGGCCTTGAAGCGGACATGACCGGCGGCCACTCCTTCGGCGAAATCATGGCCCTTCACTATGGTGGCGCCTTTGACGCGGAAACTGCGCTCACCATTGCCGCCGCGCGCGGCCGGGCCATGGCGGACGCCGCCGCCTCCAATGAAGGCGCCATGCTGGCGGTCCAGTGCGAAGCGAGCGCCATACGTAGCCTCGTCGATCAGGTCGGCGGCGATCTCGTGATCGCCAATGACAACGGCCCCAGCCAGGTTGTTCTCTCCGGCCCAGTCGCCGCGATCCAGAAAGCCGAAACGCTGATCTCCGAGCGTGGCATCAAGGCCCGCCGCCTCCCAGTGGCAACCGCCTTCCATTCCAGCGTCGTCAGCCCGGCAGTCTATCCGTTCAGGGAGGTTCTGAGCGGCCTCAAGATCAAGAAGCCGCGCCTTACGGTTTACGCCAACGCCACTGCTGCGCCCTACAAAGCGAAGGCAGCGGACCTCTCCGGCGAAATCGCCTCCCAGGTCGCCACGCCCGTCCGTTTCCGGGAAGAGGTTGAAGCGATGTATGCCGCCGGCGCGCGCATCTTCGTTGAGATCGGTCCCGGCAATGTCGTCAGCGGCCTCGTTGCCGATACGCTGGGCGACAGGGACTATCTCGCTGTCCCGCTGGACAACAAGCGCGTCAACGGCGTCACGCAATTCCTCTCGGCGCTCGGCGCGCTCAGCGTGGCCGGTCTCTCGCTCGACTTCGATGCCCTTCTGGCTGACGCGCCGGCGCCAACGCCAAAGCCAGCGCCGTCACGTCACGCCGTGATGCTGACCGGCGCGAACCATGACCGGCCCTACCCGCCCAAAGAAGGCGCGGCGGGCCGCACGCCGCCAAATCCTATCGGCAGCAAGTCTGCCGCCGCACCTCAACAGTCCCCCACCGCCTCCCAGCCAGTCGCCGCCGCTTATCCAGAAAGGATCTCGCCTCCCATGCCCGATCTGCCCCGAACGCCCGATCCTGCATCCCAATATCCGGCAGAGCATACTGAATATGCGGCGCCCGCCAGCGCGGTGGAGCGCATTTGGCAAGAAGTTTCCCAGCGCCATCAGGATTATCTGCAAACGACCGCAGCTGCGCACACGGCCTATCTCAACGCCGCCGCGTCGATCCTGGGCAGCGCCCGTATCGTCGCTGCGCCTGTGGCAACTCCAGCCCTTCCGCCGCCGCGCCCCGTCGCTGCGCCCGCCCCATCTCAAGCCCCCATCGTTGCGAACGCACCGGCGTCCAGGCCTGCTGCAGCACCCGCCCCCGCTGCCGCCAAGCCCTACACAAACGGCCACGCCGCTCCCGCGCCGGCGCCCATCGTAAATGTAGCGCCGATGCCTGCGCCGCAGTCCGCCACAAAAGCCGTAAGCCATGCCGATCCCATCGCCATTGTGCGCGCAATTATTTCGGAGAAGACTGGTTACCCCGAAGACATGCTCGAGCCCGACATGGACCTGGAAGGCGAACTCGGCGTCGACTCCATCAAACAGGTCGAAATCCTCTCCACGCTGCGTGACCGTATGCCGGAACTGCCGGAGATCGAGCCCGAAAAGCTGGTGGAACTGAGAACCATCTCGGCAATTGCCGCGATGATCTCCGGCTCGTCGCCTGCGCCGCAAAAGCCGGTCACCACATCAGCGCCAATGCCACAGGCCGCACCAGTCGCTGCGCCCGCCCAGGTCAACGGAAGCGGCGTCTCCGCCGATGTTGTCCGTGCGCTGATCGCAGAGAAAACGGGTTACCCGACGGACATGCTTGAGGACGATATGGACCTTGAGGGCGAACTCGGCGTCGACTCCATCAAACAGGTCGAGATCCTATCGGCACTCCGCGACCGCTTCCCTTCCCTCCCGGAGGTTGATCCGGAAGACATCGCAGAGCTGCGCTCCATTCGGAAGATCGCCGATTTTTTTGCCTGA